One window of Macrococcus sp. 19Msa1099 genomic DNA carries:
- a CDS encoding proline--tRNA ligase, giving the protein MKQSKMFIPTLREVPSDADSKSHQLLLKAGMIKQVASGVYSYLPIAKRVLNKIEAIVREEMEAIDGVEILMPALQPSELWSESGRWQSYGAELMRMTDRHGREFALGPTHEEIITSLVRDELKSYKKLPVTLFQIQNKFRDEKRPRFGLLRGREFIMKDAYSFHATEASLDETYQDMYDAYSKIFTRLNLQFRPVIADSGAIGGSHTHEFMALAEIGEDTICYTDGSDYAANIEKAEVVYHPNKKHTEEKALEKVHTPGVKTAQQLADFLKRDLDEIVKSMIVKVDDQFVMFLIRGHHELNDIKVKSFFGTEHVEMATDDDIRSILNASPGSLGPVGVNKIDIYADNSVQDLNNLAVGANEDDYHYVNANADRDFNVKAYGDFRFILEGEPAADGSGPVKFAEGIEIGQVFKLGTKYSESMNATFLNDQGRAEPMIMGCYGIGVSRTLSAVIEQHNDDKGIIWPTAITPYEVHIISVNPKQEAQKNLADQLYAAYRTQYEVLYDDRAERAGVKFNDADLIGIPVRVVVGKQAADGIVEVKNRRTGDAVEVHIDDLQETIQSIYASFES; this is encoded by the coding sequence ATGAAACAGAGTAAGATGTTTATTCCAACATTAAGAGAAGTTCCAAGCGATGCAGATAGCAAAAGTCACCAGCTACTGCTTAAAGCAGGGATGATCAAACAAGTCGCAAGTGGTGTATACAGCTACTTACCGATTGCGAAACGTGTATTGAACAAGATTGAGGCTATCGTACGTGAAGAGATGGAAGCGATTGATGGTGTCGAAATACTAATGCCTGCCTTACAGCCTTCAGAGCTTTGGAGCGAATCTGGTCGCTGGCAAAGTTACGGCGCAGAGCTTATGCGTATGACAGACCGTCATGGTCGTGAATTTGCGCTTGGACCGACGCATGAAGAAATTATTACATCACTAGTGCGTGATGAATTAAAGTCTTATAAGAAGTTACCGGTAACGTTATTCCAGATTCAAAACAAGTTCCGTGATGAAAAGCGTCCTAGATTCGGATTGTTACGTGGCCGTGAATTTATTATGAAGGATGCATATAGCTTCCATGCGACAGAAGCATCACTTGATGAGACATATCAAGACATGTATGATGCATATTCCAAGATCTTTACACGACTTAATCTGCAGTTCCGTCCAGTTATCGCAGATAGTGGTGCAATTGGTGGCAGCCACACGCATGAATTTATGGCGTTAGCGGAAATTGGTGAAGATACGATTTGTTATACAGATGGCAGTGATTATGCAGCAAATATCGAAAAAGCAGAAGTCGTATACCATCCAAATAAGAAACATACAGAAGAGAAAGCATTAGAAAAAGTACATACGCCTGGTGTAAAAACAGCGCAGCAGTTAGCAGATTTCTTAAAGCGTGACTTAGATGAAATTGTGAAATCAATGATTGTTAAAGTCGATGACCAGTTTGTAATGTTCTTAATTCGTGGACATCATGAATTAAATGATATTAAGGTAAAATCATTCTTTGGAACTGAACATGTAGAGATGGCAACAGATGATGATATTCGTTCAATCTTAAATGCGAGTCCAGGTTCATTAGGCCCAGTAGGAGTTAATAAGATTGATATCTATGCAGATAACAGTGTACAGGATCTAAATAATTTAGCAGTCGGTGCAAATGAAGATGACTATCATTATGTGAATGCGAATGCCGATCGTGACTTTAACGTGAAAGCATATGGTGATTTCCGATTTATTTTAGAAGGTGAACCAGCTGCAGATGGTAGTGGTCCAGTTAAATTTGCTGAAGGTATTGAAATCGGACAAGTATTTAAACTCGGTACAAAATATAGTGAGAGCATGAATGCGACTTTCTTAAACGATCAAGGCCGAGCAGAGCCTATGATAATGGGATGTTACGGAATAGGCGTTTCACGTACATTATCAGCAGTAATCGAGCAGCATAATGATGACAAAGGTATTATATGGCCAACTGCTATTACCCCATATGAAGTGCATATCATCAGTGTGAATCCTAAGCAGGAAGCCCAAAAAAACCTTGCAGACCAGCTCTATGCTGCATATCGCACGCAGTATGAAGTACTGTATGATGACCGAGCAGAACGTGCGGGTGTGAAATTTAATGATGCAGATTTAATCGGAATACCGGTTCGTGTGGTGGTTGGGAAACAAGCAGCCGACGGTATTGTCGAGGTTAAGAACCGTCGTACTGGGGACGCTGTTGAAGTCCATATAGATGACTTACAAGAAACGATTCAATCAATTTATGCATCTTTTGAATCATAA
- a CDS encoding PolC-type DNA polymerase III, protein MNNNEKFKVLLKQLQIEDLFTIPDLDEAELTKIDVYKNDRRWHMYFKFQTHLPYELFALLKSKIKEHFEHIATVTFEIAVLDALDTEKLCAYIPYAISQTNMSPSLKHQLNSKAFTFSGDILKFNVTNDIEKVHFEKNCNGALLKAFKDVGFNVSRCVFEVSDNAEQEELASLEAYIQEEEENHSKILREKMIEREKQRKEDDGPEVTRCQIGKPIQIENVKRIESIIEEEYKVALEGVVFDIDIKALKSGRHIVQLKITDYTDSLIVKMFTRKGKNDLEHFESLKIGDWVRVQGRIEMDTFVRDLVMMMDDIEAIKKPEKQDKAQDKRVEFHLHSAMSQMDGITHIGKYVAQAAKWGHKAIAVTDHNGCQAFPDAHAAASAAGIKMIYGIEGMLVDEGVNISYKPQDIPLKDATYVVFDVETTGLSSQYDKIIELAAVKVKDGEIIDKFERFSNPGERLNETIKNLTGITDDMLIDAPPIESVLKDFKDFVGDAIYVAHNASFDMGFIDTGFDRLGYGTTENGVIDTLELSRTINTEMGKHGLNFLAKKYGVELTQHHRAIYDAETTAHIFVKMLKQMEALGVTNHKEIDLKLSNKDAYKRARPMHVTLIVQNQKGLKNLFKIVSDSMVEYFYRTPRIPRSLLNKYREGILVGSACDNGEVFTAVMQKDQEEVEKIARYYDYLEVQPKALYQHLLDKDLIRDNETMEEIYKRILDVGEKLDIPVLATGNVHYLNEHDKIAREILIASNPGNPLNRQTLPDAHFRTTDEMLDAFHFLGEEKAYEIVIKNTNELADRIETVIPIQDKLFTPNIDGANEEIREMSYARARSIYGEELPEIVVARLEKELDSIIGNGFAVIYLISQKLVKKSLDDGYLVGSRGSVGSSFVATMTEITEVNPLPPHYICPKCKSSHFFEDGSVASGFDLPDKSCPSCNVPYIKEGQDIPFETFLGFKGDKVPDIDLNFSGEYQPIAHNYTKVLFGEDKVFRAGTIGTVAEKTAFGYVKGYMNDSGAHKRGAEIDRLVKSCTGVKRTTGQHPGGIIVVPDYMDIYDFTPIQYPADDQSSAWKTTHFDFHSIHDNLLKLDILGHDDPTMIRMLQDLSGMDPKTIPVDDKETMKIFSSPESLGVTEEDILCKTGTLGVPEFGTGFVRQMLEDTKPSSFSELVQISGLSHGTDVWLGNAQELIKSGTCDLSSVIGCRDDIMVYLMYAGLEPSLAFKIMESVRKGKGLSEEFEAAMRENKVPEWYLDSCKKIKYMFPKAHAAAYVLMAVRIAYFKVHHPLYYYASYFTVRASDFDLLTMTKDKHTIKATVKDYYSRFHDLGKKEKDVLTVLEITNEMAQRGFKVQPISLEKSTAFEFIIEDDTLIPPFISVPGLGENVAKRIVVARDEGPFLSKEELNKKAGVSQKIIDYLDELGSLSGMPDKAQLSIFDL, encoded by the coding sequence ATAAATAATAACGAAAAATTTAAAGTATTGTTAAAGCAGCTGCAGATTGAAGATTTATTTACAATACCTGATCTCGATGAAGCAGAACTCACTAAGATTGATGTTTATAAGAATGACCGTAGATGGCATATGTACTTTAAATTTCAAACGCACCTGCCATATGAATTATTTGCTCTGCTTAAATCTAAGATTAAAGAACATTTTGAACATATTGCAACAGTGACATTTGAAATAGCAGTATTGGATGCTCTTGATACAGAGAAACTCTGCGCATATATTCCTTATGCGATTAGCCAGACGAATATGAGTCCAAGTTTAAAGCATCAGTTAAATAGTAAAGCGTTTACATTCAGCGGTGATATATTAAAATTCAATGTGACGAATGATATCGAGAAAGTTCACTTTGAAAAGAACTGTAATGGCGCGCTTCTTAAAGCCTTTAAAGACGTAGGTTTTAATGTCTCACGTTGTGTATTTGAAGTGTCAGACAATGCTGAACAAGAAGAGCTGGCATCTTTAGAAGCGTATATACAGGAAGAAGAAGAAAATCATAGTAAAATATTAAGAGAAAAGATGATCGAACGAGAAAAACAGCGTAAAGAAGATGATGGCCCTGAAGTGACACGTTGTCAGATTGGGAAGCCGATACAAATTGAAAATGTTAAACGTATCGAATCCATTATCGAAGAAGAATATAAAGTTGCACTTGAAGGTGTAGTCTTCGATATCGATATTAAAGCACTAAAAAGCGGACGACATATCGTGCAGCTTAAAATAACAGATTACACAGATTCTTTAATCGTTAAGATGTTCACACGCAAAGGTAAAAACGACTTAGAGCATTTTGAGTCATTGAAAATTGGTGACTGGGTGCGTGTACAAGGTCGTATTGAAATGGACACCTTTGTACGAGATTTGGTCATGATGATGGATGATATCGAGGCCATCAAAAAACCTGAAAAGCAAGATAAAGCACAGGACAAACGTGTTGAATTCCATCTGCATAGTGCGATGAGCCAGATGGATGGTATTACGCATATCGGAAAATATGTTGCTCAAGCTGCAAAATGGGGCCACAAAGCAATCGCGGTAACTGATCATAACGGCTGTCAGGCATTTCCGGATGCACATGCTGCAGCAAGTGCAGCGGGCATTAAGATGATCTATGGTATAGAAGGGATGCTTGTCGATGAGGGTGTGAACATCAGTTACAAACCACAAGATATACCACTGAAAGATGCGACCTACGTTGTCTTTGACGTAGAGACAACAGGTTTAAGCTCACAATATGATAAAATTATTGAACTTGCGGCAGTTAAAGTGAAAGACGGAGAAATCATCGATAAGTTTGAGCGCTTTAGCAATCCCGGAGAACGTCTGAATGAAACGATTAAGAACTTGACTGGAATTACTGATGATATGCTTATAGATGCACCGCCAATCGAATCTGTATTGAAGGATTTTAAAGATTTTGTAGGGGATGCAATCTACGTGGCGCATAATGCAAGCTTTGATATGGGATTTATCGATACTGGTTTCGACCGTTTAGGATATGGAACAACGGAAAATGGTGTCATCGATACGTTAGAACTTTCAAGAACGATCAATACTGAAATGGGCAAACATGGCCTTAACTTTCTTGCCAAGAAGTATGGTGTAGAATTAACACAGCACCATAGAGCCATCTATGATGCTGAAACGACTGCGCATATCTTTGTGAAGATGTTAAAACAGATGGAAGCGCTTGGTGTTACGAATCACAAGGAGATTGACCTGAAGCTCTCAAATAAGGATGCTTATAAACGTGCGCGACCGATGCACGTAACATTAATCGTCCAGAATCAAAAAGGATTAAAGAATCTTTTCAAAATCGTAAGTGATTCTATGGTGGAATACTTCTATAGAACACCAAGAATCCCGCGCTCACTTTTAAATAAATATCGTGAAGGTATACTGGTCGGAAGTGCGTGTGATAACGGTGAAGTGTTTACGGCGGTGATGCAGAAGGATCAAGAAGAAGTTGAGAAAATTGCGCGCTACTATGATTATCTTGAAGTACAGCCAAAAGCACTATATCAGCATCTTTTAGATAAAGACTTAATCCGTGATAATGAAACGATGGAAGAAATCTATAAGCGTATCCTCGATGTTGGTGAAAAACTAGATATTCCAGTTCTAGCCACAGGTAATGTCCACTACTTAAATGAACACGATAAGATTGCACGTGAAATCTTGATTGCATCAAATCCGGGTAATCCGTTGAATAGGCAGACATTACCAGATGCACATTTTAGAACGACCGATGAAATGTTAGATGCCTTCCATTTCCTAGGAGAAGAGAAAGCTTATGAAATCGTCATTAAAAACACAAATGAACTTGCTGATCGTATAGAGACGGTTATTCCTATTCAGGATAAACTGTTTACACCGAATATCGACGGTGCAAATGAAGAAATTCGAGAGATGAGCTATGCACGTGCACGTAGTATATACGGGGAAGAACTTCCTGAAATTGTTGTTGCCAGATTAGAGAAGGAACTGGATAGTATAATAGGTAATGGATTTGCCGTTATATATTTAATTTCTCAGAAGCTCGTGAAGAAAAGTCTGGACGATGGCTACCTGGTAGGGAGTCGTGGTTCGGTTGGATCAAGTTTTGTAGCGACAATGACTGAAATCACTGAAGTCAATCCATTACCTCCGCATTATATTTGTCCGAAATGTAAATCAAGTCACTTCTTTGAAGATGGAAGCGTTGCGAGTGGTTTTGACTTACCCGATAAATCATGTCCATCATGTAATGTGCCATACATTAAAGAAGGGCAGGATATTCCATTTGAAACGTTCTTAGGATTTAAAGGCGATAAAGTTCCAGATATTGACTTAAACTTTAGCGGAGAATATCAGCCAATTGCGCATAACTATACAAAAGTACTATTTGGAGAAGATAAAGTGTTCCGGGCAGGTACGATTGGTACGGTTGCAGAGAAGACGGCATTTGGTTATGTGAAAGGCTATATGAATGATTCAGGTGCGCATAAACGTGGTGCTGAAATTGATAGGCTTGTAAAGTCATGTACGGGTGTCAAACGTACGACAGGACAGCATCCTGGCGGTATTATCGTTGTGCCAGACTATATGGACATCTATGATTTTACACCGATTCAATATCCTGCAGATGATCAGTCCAGTGCATGGAAAACGACTCATTTTGATTTCCATTCTATACATGATAATTTATTGAAGTTAGATATACTCGGACACGATGATCCTACGATGATTCGTATGCTACAGGATTTATCAGGTATGGATCCTAAGACAATTCCTGTCGATGATAAAGAAACGATGAAAATATTCTCGAGCCCTGAATCCTTAGGTGTCACTGAAGAGGATATATTATGTAAGACTGGAACCCTAGGTGTGCCAGAGTTTGGTACTGGCTTCGTGCGTCAAATGCTTGAAGATACAAAGCCTTCATCATTCAGTGAGCTCGTGCAGATTTCTGGATTATCTCATGGGACAGATGTATGGCTTGGCAATGCTCAAGAACTTATAAAGAGCGGGACATGTGATTTAAGTTCTGTTATCGGATGTCGTGATGATATTATGGTGTATTTAATGTATGCCGGCTTAGAACCATCACTTGCATTTAAGATTATGGAATCTGTGCGTAAGGGTAAGGGACTATCTGAAGAATTTGAAGCTGCAATGCGCGAGAATAAGGTGCCTGAATGGTATTTAGATTCATGCAAAAAGATTAAATATATGTTCCCGAAAGCCCATGCAGCGGCATATGTACTCATGGCAGTACGTATCGCATACTTTAAAGTGCATCATCCGTTATATTATTATGCAAGTTACTTTACTGTTCGTGCGAGTGACTTTGATTTATTGACGATGACGAAAGACAAGCATACGATTAAAGCAACAGTGAAAGATTACTATAGTCGTTTTCATGACCTCGGTAAGAAAGAGAAAGATGTACTCACAGTGCTTGAAATTACTAATGAAATGGCGCAGCGTGGCTTTAAGGTTCAGCCGATTTCACTGGAAAAAAGTACAGCCTTTGAATTCATCATTGAAGATGACACATTAATTCCGCCCTTTATCTCTGTTCCGGGTCTAGGTGAGAACGTTGCGAAACGCATTGTAGTAGCGAGAGACGAAGGACCATTCTTGTCAAAAGAAGAGCTGAATAAAAAAGCAGGCGTTTCTCAAAAGATCATTGATTATCTAGATGAACTCGGAAGTCTTTCTGGTATGCCTGATAAGGCACAGCTCTCAATTTTTGACTTGTAA
- the rimP gene encoding ribosome maturation factor RimP, protein MSKVTERVEAICQPVVESLGFELVDVEYVKEGPDYYLRIAIDKLGGIDISDCALASEKISEVMDKEDPITEAYFLDVSSPGAERPLKKEKDYENAIGKHVYVKLYEPVEGDKEWIGELKEVSKDTITLSAKIKTRTKVIEIDRKRIAKIRLAVIL, encoded by the coding sequence ATGAGTAAAGTTACAGAACGCGTTGAAGCGATATGTCAGCCGGTAGTTGAATCTTTAGGGTTTGAACTTGTAGATGTGGAATATGTGAAAGAAGGTCCGGATTACTATCTACGTATCGCCATAGACAAACTAGGTGGTATCGATATTAGTGACTGTGCACTGGCAAGTGAAAAAATCAGTGAAGTGATGGATAAAGAAGACCCGATTACAGAAGCTTATTTCCTAGATGTTTCATCTCCAGGTGCAGAACGTCCGCTCAAAAAGGAAAAGGATTACGAGAACGCAATTGGTAAGCATGTCTATGTAAAACTTTATGAACCTGTTGAAGGGGATAAAGAATGGATCGGTGAATTAAAAGAAGTCTCAAAAGATACGATAACATTGTCAGCAAAGATTAAAACGAGAACAAAAGTGATTGAAATTGACCGTAAGCGTATTGCTAAGATTCGTCTTGCAGTCATTCTATAG
- the nusA gene encoding transcription termination factor NusA, which yields MKNNELLNAIDFLEKEKSIPRDVLIETIEAALITAYKKNYNSANNVRVELNMDNGAYRVYSRKDVVEEVMNPRDEVSLETALLSNPAYEIGDIYEEDVTPKDFGRVSAQAAKQAVLQRLRDAERGILYNEFIDKEDDIMTGIIDRVDHRYVYVTLGKTEAVLSEAERSPNEVYRPTERIKVYVNKVEQTTKGPQIFVSRSHPGLLKRLFEQEVPEIFDGTVVVKSVAREAGDRSKISVYSDNPDIDAVGACVGAKGARVEAVVEELGGEKIDIVEWSADTKTFVKNALSPSQVVDVLVDEANQSTTVIVPDYQLSLAIGKKGQNARLAAKLTGWKIDIKSETDAKEAGIYPAE from the coding sequence ATGAAAAACAATGAATTATTAAATGCGATTGATTTTCTTGAGAAAGAAAAATCGATTCCAAGAGACGTATTAATAGAAACGATTGAAGCAGCTTTGATCACTGCTTATAAGAAAAACTATAATTCGGCCAACAATGTACGCGTTGAACTGAATATGGACAATGGAGCATACCGAGTATATTCACGTAAAGACGTAGTTGAAGAAGTAATGAATCCAAGAGATGAAGTAAGTCTTGAAACAGCATTATTGTCGAACCCCGCATATGAAATCGGCGATATATATGAAGAAGATGTTACACCAAAAGATTTTGGACGTGTTTCAGCACAAGCTGCAAAGCAAGCTGTACTACAAAGATTAAGAGATGCAGAACGTGGTATATTATATAATGAGTTTATCGATAAGGAAGATGATATTATGACTGGTATCATCGACCGTGTGGATCACCGTTATGTCTATGTGACTTTAGGTAAGACAGAGGCTGTTTTATCTGAAGCAGAAAGAAGTCCGAATGAAGTTTATCGTCCGACAGAACGTATTAAAGTCTATGTCAACAAAGTTGAGCAGACGACTAAAGGACCTCAAATCTTTGTGTCACGTAGTCATCCAGGATTATTAAAACGTTTATTCGAACAAGAAGTTCCTGAAATTTTTGATGGCACGGTAGTGGTGAAATCTGTAGCCCGTGAAGCAGGAGATCGCTCAAAGATCAGCGTCTATTCCGATAATCCTGATATCGATGCTGTGGGAGCATGTGTCGGTGCGAAAGGTGCTCGTGTTGAAGCGGTTGTGGAAGAACTCGGTGGAGAAAAAATTGACATTGTTGAATGGAGTGCAGATACAAAGACTTTCGTTAAGAACGCATTAAGTCCATCTCAAGTTGTCGATGTATTGGTAGATGAAGCGAATCAGTCAACAACAGTAATTGTTCCGGATTATCAGTTGTCGCTCGCTATTGGTAAGAAAGGTCAGAATGCACGTCTTGCTGCCAAGCTAACGGGTTGGAAGATTGATATTAAATCTGAGACAGATGCTAAAGAAGCGGGCATTTACCCGGCAGAATAG
- a CDS encoding YlxR family protein: MKQRKIPMRKCILSNEMKPKKELIRVVKNKEGEIFADATGKQNGRGAYVSMDLDIVNKAREKKKLEHYFETDETVMNPVYDEIIRLIYREMIPKR; this comes from the coding sequence ATGAAGCAGCGTAAAATACCCATGAGAAAATGTATTCTTTCTAATGAAATGAAACCTAAGAAAGAACTGATTCGTGTCGTTAAAAATAAAGAAGGCGAAATATTTGCAGATGCGACCGGTAAGCAAAATGGGCGTGGTGCATATGTTTCGATGGATTTAGATATCGTAAATAAAGCACGTGAAAAAAAGAAATTAGAACATTATTTCGAGACCGATGAAACGGTGATGAATCCAGTATATGATGAAATTATTCGACTCATCTATAGAGAGATGATTCCAAAACGATGA
- a CDS encoding YlxQ family RNA-binding protein: MTSKDKLLNLLGLAMRARKLSTGEELVLNDVRSKRAKLVIISTDASNNTMKNVSNKCQSYQVALEQVCTRYELGYALGKDERVTIGVLDAGFAKSMKALIRDINEERSYE, encoded by the coding sequence ATGACATCTAAAGATAAGTTATTAAACCTGCTAGGTCTTGCGATGCGTGCAAGAAAATTATCTACTGGAGAAGAGCTTGTATTAAATGATGTACGAAGTAAACGTGCTAAGCTCGTCATCATTTCTACAGACGCATCAAACAATACTATGAAAAATGTTTCGAACAAATGCCAGTCCTATCAAGTCGCTCTAGAACAAGTATGTACAAGGTATGAACTAGGCTATGCACTTGGTAAAGATGAACGTGTAACAATTGGCGTTCTGGATGCTGGATTTGCGAAGTCAATGAAAGCTTTGATTCGAGACATCAATGAGGAGAGAAGCTATGAGTAA
- the infB gene encoding translation initiation factor IF-2, translating to MSKKRIYEYAKEVSLKSKDIIDALKKMNIEASSHMQVIEAKEISALDKIFKKSDAKAEVKPEQKAESKKEEPKKEQPKKEEQKKQSDQKKPQNNNQKRNPNHRPGSHNKPGTGGPSKNKKGKGKGKQKPEPKQEVPVVKETPSKITYEEGITVGELAEKLGKDASEIVKNLFMVGIMANINQSLNQEAIELICDEYGVEAELEVVVDATDLETYFEDVDANEEDIMERPPVVTIMGHVDHGKTTLLDSIRNTRVTAGEAGGITQHIGAYQIEYNDKPITFLDTPGHAAFTTMRARGAQVTDITILVVAADDGVMPQTVEAINHAKAAEVPIIVAVNKIDKPTANPDRVMQELGEHGLYPEDWGGDTIFVQISAIKGDGIDDLLEMIQLVTEVEELKANPKRTAIGTVIEAELDKSRGPAASLLVQDGTLEIGDSIVVGNTFGRVRAMVNDLGKRIKTAGPSLPVEITGLQDVPLAGDRFVVFKDEKKARRIGEARQQQNILAQRQESQKVSLDNLFEQMKQGEMKDLNVIIKGDVQGSVEALAASLMKIDVEGVNVRIIHTAVGAINESDVTLASASNGIIIGFNVRPDVNAKRAAEAEGVDMRLHRIIYKVIEEIESAMKGMLDPEFEEKVIGQAEVRQTISISKVGTVAGSYVTDGKITRDSQVRIIRDGIVVYEGQVDALKRFKDDVREVAQGYECGITIENFNDIKEGDIFEAFVMEEIKRV from the coding sequence ATGAGTAAAAAGAGAATATATGAATACGCAAAAGAAGTCAGCTTAAAAAGTAAAGATATTATCGATGCATTAAAGAAAATGAATATTGAAGCATCGAGTCATATGCAGGTAATCGAAGCAAAAGAAATCAGTGCATTAGATAAAATCTTCAAGAAATCTGATGCTAAAGCAGAAGTGAAACCTGAGCAAAAAGCTGAATCAAAAAAAGAAGAACCTAAAAAAGAACAGCCTAAAAAAGAAGAACAGAAAAAGCAAAGCGATCAGAAGAAGCCTCAAAATAATAATCAAAAACGTAATCCAAACCATCGTCCTGGAAGTCATAATAAACCAGGTACGGGCGGTCCATCTAAAAACAAAAAAGGTAAAGGCAAAGGTAAACAAAAACCTGAACCAAAACAAGAAGTACCTGTTGTAAAAGAAACACCATCTAAAATTACGTATGAAGAAGGCATTACAGTAGGAGAGCTGGCTGAAAAACTAGGTAAAGATGCTTCTGAAATCGTTAAAAATTTATTTATGGTTGGTATTATGGCTAATATCAACCAATCTTTAAATCAAGAAGCAATCGAGCTTATTTGTGATGAGTATGGCGTAGAAGCTGAACTAGAAGTTGTTGTGGATGCAACAGACCTAGAAACATATTTTGAAGATGTAGATGCTAATGAAGAGGATATTATGGAACGTCCGCCTGTTGTTACAATTATGGGACACGTTGACCATGGTAAAACAACATTACTTGATTCCATCCGTAATACACGTGTTACTGCAGGAGAAGCAGGAGGAATCACACAGCATATCGGTGCATATCAAATTGAATATAATGATAAGCCTATTACATTCCTTGATACACCAGGACATGCTGCGTTTACGACTATGCGTGCACGTGGGGCGCAAGTAACAGATATCACAATATTAGTAGTAGCAGCTGATGATGGCGTAATGCCACAAACGGTTGAAGCCATTAACCATGCGAAAGCAGCAGAAGTACCAATCATCGTTGCTGTAAACAAAATTGATAAGCCAACTGCTAATCCAGACCGTGTAATGCAGGAACTTGGTGAGCACGGATTATATCCTGAAGATTGGGGCGGCGATACTATCTTCGTTCAAATCTCCGCAATTAAAGGTGACGGAATCGATGATTTACTAGAAATGATTCAGCTTGTAACTGAAGTTGAAGAATTAAAGGCAAATCCGAAACGTACAGCGATCGGAACTGTAATTGAAGCGGAATTAGACAAATCTCGTGGACCAGCTGCATCTTTACTTGTTCAAGATGGTACGCTTGAAATCGGAGACTCTATTGTTGTTGGTAATACGTTCGGTCGTGTCCGTGCAATGGTCAACGATCTTGGCAAACGTATCAAGACAGCTGGACCATCTTTACCAGTAGAAATTACTGGACTTCAAGATGTACCTTTAGCTGGAGATCGTTTTGTTGTATTTAAAGATGAGAAGAAAGCGCGTCGTATTGGTGAAGCACGTCAGCAGCAGAATATTTTAGCGCAGCGTCAGGAATCTCAAAAAGTTTCTCTTGATAACTTATTTGAACAGATGAAACAAGGTGAGATGAAAGACTTAAACGTTATCATCAAAGGTGATGTACAAGGTTCAGTTGAAGCGCTGGCAGCATCACTTATGAAAATTGATGTTGAAGGTGTTAACGTACGTATTATCCATACAGCAGTGGGTGCAATTAATGAATCTGATGTTACTTTAGCGTCTGCATCTAACGGTATTATCATTGGTTTCAACGTCCGCCCTGATGTTAATGCGAAACGTGCGGCAGAAGCTGAAGGTGTAGACATGCGTTTACACCGCATCATCTATAAAGTAATCGAAGAAATCGAAAGCGCGATGAAAGGGATGTTAGACCCTGAGTTTGAAGAAAAAGTGATCGGTCAGGCGGAAGTTCGTCAAACAATCAGTATTTCTAAAGTCGGTACAGTAGCCGGAAGTTATGTGACTGACGGTAAGATTACGCGTGATTCACAAGTACGTATCATTCGTGATGGTATCGTCGTTTACGAAGGTCAGGTTGATGCATTAAAACGTTTTAAAGACGATGTACGTGAAGTGGCACAAGGATATGAGTGCGGTATCACGATTGAAAACTTCAATGACATCAAAGAAGGCGACATCTTTGAGGCCTTTGTCATGGAAGAGATTAAACGCGTCTAA